The Choristoneura fumiferana chromosome 10, NRCan_CFum_1, whole genome shotgun sequence genome has a segment encoding these proteins:
- the LOC141431683 gene encoding uncharacterized protein, translating to MEFDLKTAVSLLPTMTGDENVTKQLISSIEMYDTMLKDTAKTTLINFILKTRLSENAKVRLSTSYSTVTSLISDMRKHLLSQKSDTALQAQLLRARQDNKSIEEFGNQIETLFSELTISQSNGESTKFEILKPINEKLAIKRFSDGLRNSRLSTIVAARNYNSLKDAIRGAIDEELSNQDPNLSVLNFHRRGGSYRGHNNFRGRGMQWNNRRGQGLNSPRNNNPNYRPRLCVIRGVVKVDNDDDKRVIINDFHILPQVGMRAYDA from the exons ATGGAGTTCGATTTGAAAACGGCCGTATCTCTTCTACCAACTATGACCGGTGACGAAAATGTTACCAAACAATTAATTTCTAGTATCGAAATGTACGATACAATGCTAAAAGACACTGCCAAAACGAcactaattaatttcattttgaagACGAGGCTTTCTGAAAATGCTAAGGTCAGGTTATCTACCAGTTATTCGACGGTAACAAGTTTGATTTCAGATATGCGAAAACATTTGCTCAGCCAAAAATCCGACACTGCGCTGCAAGCCCAGCTACTGAGAGCTCGACAAGACAACAAGTCCATTGAGGAATTCGGTAATCAAATTGAGACCTTATTTTCAGAGCTGACAATTTCACAATCCAACGGAGAATCCACAAAATTCGAGATATTGAAACCAATTAATGAAAAGCTTGCTATTAAACGATTCTCGGATGGATTGCGAAATTCCAGATTGAGCACAATTGTGGCAGCGAGAAATTATAATTCGCTAAAAGACGCCATACGTGGCGCTATAGACGAGGAGCTATCGAATCAAGATCCAAATTTATCGGTTTTAAATTTCCATCGTCGTGGAGGATCCTACCGGGGCCATAACAATTTTAGAGGTCGTGGTATGCAGTGGAACAATAGGCGCGGTCAGGGACTTAATAGCCCCAGAAACAACAACCCAAACTATC GACCAAGGTTGTGTGTCATAAGAGGAGTTGTTAAAGTAGACAATGACGATGACAAAAGAGTAATCATCAATGACTTTCATATACTTCCACAAGTGGGCATGCGGGCGTACGACGCATGA